A window from Herbaspirillum sp. meg3 encodes these proteins:
- a CDS encoding methyl-accepting chemotaxis protein, translating into MVAGMKVGTRLGLGFAWVVLLLMLVTVFGLYNMDQMQRRFLDVVSVNNPESKLVTEMMETVQERSISLRNLMLQGGAEDIEKEAAYIKAQTQKYLAAEQKLHKMFDSEPGTQPEEKAALPKIKAQADTAHKLIDQAVDLGLKREAYELAQFLKEDYLPTQKKWQAELTALNAIEDRLNQDAARDSTKAYDAARWLMLVTSAVGIITALLAAVWITRNLLQKLGGEPDYAVSIAGQIADGDLAVHIETKKGDQESLLAAMSVMRDKLAAIVTQVRAGSETISTASTEIARGNLDLSARTEQQAGSLEETASSMEQLNSTVKQNAENALQANQLAVAASDVAVQGGSIVSQVVATMESINASSQKVVDIISVIDGIAFQTNILALNAAVEAARAGEQGRGFAVVASEVRSLAQRSASAAKEIKVLIGDSVERVGAGSKLVEQAGVTMNDIVTSIRRVTDVMSEITSANTEQSSGIEQVNEAIIQIDDMTQQNAALVEQAAAAAQSLQDQAGNLTQLVSVFKLDGRQIGMAQPAQRTIDITPMHPELPDGVTA; encoded by the coding sequence ATGGTTGCAGGGATGAAGGTGGGAACGCGGCTGGGGTTGGGGTTCGCGTGGGTGGTGCTGTTGCTGATGCTTGTGACGGTGTTCGGTCTGTACAACATGGATCAGATGCAACGGCGGTTTCTGGACGTCGTGAGCGTTAATAATCCGGAATCCAAGCTCGTCACCGAGATGATGGAGACAGTACAAGAGCGTTCGATTTCCCTGCGCAATCTGATGCTGCAAGGCGGCGCCGAGGACATCGAGAAGGAAGCGGCCTACATCAAGGCGCAGACGCAGAAATATCTCGCCGCAGAACAGAAACTGCACAAGATGTTCGACTCTGAACCCGGCACACAGCCCGAAGAAAAAGCTGCGCTGCCAAAAATCAAGGCGCAGGCCGATACCGCACACAAGCTGATCGACCAGGCTGTCGACCTTGGTCTTAAGCGGGAAGCGTATGAACTGGCGCAATTCCTCAAAGAGGACTACCTGCCGACGCAAAAGAAATGGCAGGCGGAGCTGACCGCGCTGAATGCCATCGAAGACAGACTCAATCAGGATGCGGCGCGCGACAGCACCAAAGCTTATGACGCTGCGCGTTGGCTGATGCTGGTCACCAGTGCAGTCGGCATCATCACGGCGCTGCTCGCAGCGGTATGGATTACGCGCAACTTGCTCCAAAAGCTGGGCGGTGAGCCGGACTATGCCGTCAGCATTGCCGGGCAGATTGCTGACGGCGACCTCGCCGTGCATATCGAAACCAAAAAGGGCGATCAGGAAAGCTTGCTGGCCGCGATGAGCGTCATGCGCGACAAGCTCGCCGCGATCGTCACGCAAGTGCGCGCCGGCTCCGAAACCATCAGCACCGCGTCGACTGAAATCGCGCGCGGCAATCTCGACCTGTCGGCGCGTACCGAACAACAAGCCGGTTCGCTGGAGGAAACAGCTTCGTCGATGGAGCAGCTCAATTCCACCGTCAAGCAAAATGCCGAGAATGCCTTGCAGGCGAATCAGCTCGCGGTGGCAGCATCGGATGTCGCGGTGCAGGGTGGCAGCATCGTGTCGCAAGTGGTTGCGACGATGGAGTCCATTAACGCCTCGTCGCAAAAGGTCGTGGATATCATCAGCGTGATCGACGGTATCGCATTCCAGACCAATATCCTGGCCTTGAATGCTGCTGTGGAAGCAGCGCGCGCCGGCGAGCAGGGACGCGGTTTTGCGGTGGTGGCGTCGGAAGTGCGCAGCCTGGCGCAACGTTCGGCCAGCGCAGCCAAGGAAATCAAGGTGCTGATCGGCGATTCGGTTGAACGCGTTGGCGCCGGCAGCAAGCTGGTGGAGCAGGCCGGTGTGACGATGAATGATATCGTCACCAGCATCCGCCGCGTCACGGATGTGATGTCGGAAATTACCAGTGCCAATACCGAACAAAGCAGTGGCATTGAGCAGGTCAACGAAGCCATTATTCAGATCGACGACATGACGCAACAGAATGCTGCGCTGGTGGAGCAGGCTGCTGCTGCTGCACAGTCACTGCAGGATCAGGCCGGTAACCTGACGCAACTGGTCAGTGTGTTCAAACTGGACGGCCGCCAGATCGGCATGGCGCAACCGGCACAGCGCACCATCGATATCACGCCGATGCATCCGGAATTGCCGGATGGCGTGACGGCCTAA
- a CDS encoding GMC oxidoreductase — protein MQRKDFLKLGALAALAAGTPGTFASTLAGRKQIPPEHPVIIVGTGYGASVAALRLAQKGVRVLMLEMGMEWPVTSRHDTFSKMMPPDHRSSWLKDGSIAPFGNVFSFKKYTGVLDRMELGGLKIYAGRGVGGGSLVNGGMAVTPRRAYFEELFPEIDAAEMYARYFPLANRTLKANLIAPAFFERSEWYRFSRVAQQQAHKSGYKTTFVPNVYDFNYMEQEDAGTAYRSALGGEVIYGNNAGKNSLDKTYLAAARKTGLVEILTLHEVAGVAAEGNGYKLDVNCLDTSGAVVQTKVFTCKYLFICAGSVGTASILLKAKATGGLPDLSEDVGKYWGNNGNVMTGRNFVRPGTGASQSSIPVMAIDDWNNPAHPVFAEIAPLPIGLEAWSTLYLAITRNPDRGTFTYDKTSKALQLRLPENFTKQSVAATRNLIDKLNDDNGGTIAHLLFHNGIGDDICYHPLGGCVLGRASDMYGRVKGYRNLYVIDGSMIPGSTGVNPFVTITALAERCIAEIQKKDFA, from the coding sequence ATGCAGCGCAAAGACTTTCTCAAACTCGGCGCCCTGGCCGCATTGGCGGCAGGCACGCCGGGAACCTTCGCCTCCACACTCGCCGGGCGAAAGCAAATCCCGCCTGAACATCCCGTCATCATTGTCGGTACCGGCTATGGCGCTTCGGTAGCAGCGCTGCGTCTGGCACAAAAAGGTGTGCGCGTGCTGATGTTGGAGATGGGCATGGAATGGCCCGTCACCTCCCGCCACGATACCTTCAGCAAGATGATGCCGCCGGACCATCGTTCGTCATGGCTCAAGGACGGCAGCATTGCGCCGTTCGGCAATGTTTTCTCTTTCAAAAAATATACCGGCGTGCTGGATCGCATGGAGCTCGGCGGCCTGAAAATTTATGCAGGTCGCGGCGTGGGCGGCGGTTCGCTGGTCAATGGCGGCATGGCGGTCACTCCCAGGCGCGCCTACTTCGAGGAACTATTTCCGGAGATTGACGCGGCAGAGATGTATGCGCGCTATTTCCCCCTGGCCAACCGGACGCTGAAGGCCAACCTCATCGCCCCAGCCTTCTTTGAGCGCTCCGAATGGTATCGATTTTCACGCGTTGCTCAACAGCAGGCGCACAAGTCCGGTTACAAGACGACCTTCGTGCCCAACGTCTACGACTTCAACTACATGGAGCAGGAGGACGCCGGTACCGCCTATCGCTCGGCGCTGGGCGGTGAGGTCATCTATGGCAACAATGCCGGCAAGAACAGTCTCGACAAGACGTATCTCGCGGCAGCACGCAAGACTGGTCTGGTGGAGATTCTTACCTTGCATGAAGTTGCCGGCGTCGCAGCCGAAGGCAACGGCTACAAGCTCGATGTCAATTGTCTCGACACCTCCGGCGCCGTGGTGCAGACGAAAGTCTTCACCTGCAAATATCTCTTTATCTGCGCGGGCAGTGTCGGCACCGCGTCCATTTTGCTCAAGGCCAAGGCGACAGGCGGCTTGCCGGATCTCAGCGAGGATGTCGGCAAATATTGGGGAAACAATGGCAACGTCATGACCGGCCGCAATTTCGTCAGGCCGGGAACCGGCGCCAGTCAATCCAGTATTCCCGTGATGGCAATCGACGACTGGAACAACCCTGCGCATCCGGTATTTGCCGAAATAGCGCCGCTGCCGATCGGACTGGAAGCATGGAGCACGCTTTACCTTGCCATCACGCGTAATCCCGATCGCGGTACTTTCACCTATGACAAAACCAGCAAAGCGCTGCAATTGCGCCTGCCGGAGAATTTCACTAAGCAATCGGTGGCAGCGACCAGAAACCTCATCGATAAGCTGAACGATGACAACGGCGGCACCATCGCGCATTTGCTGTTTCATAACGGTATTGGCGACGACATTTGCTACCACCCCCTGGGTGGCTGCGTGCTTGGCCGCGCCAGCGACATGTATGGCAGGGTCAAGGGATATCGGAATCTCTACGTCATTGACGGCTCGATGATTCCAGGCAGTACAGGGGTCAATCCTTTCGTAACAATCACCGCCCTGGCGGAGCGCTGTATCGCCGAGATACAGAAAAAGGATTTCGCCTGA
- the polA gene encoding DNA polymerase I: MQKTLLLVDGSSYLYRAFHALPDMRNAEGAPTGALYGIINMLRRLRNDYPASYIACIFDAKGKTFRDDLYTEYKATRKSMPEDLALQIEPIHAAVRALGWPILMVEGIEADDVIGTLGLRAAEEGLKTIVSTGDKDMAQLVNDHVTLVNTMSNETMDRAGVIGKFGVPPERIVDYLSLIGDTVDNVPGVEKCGPKTAVKWLTQYDSLDGVMANADKITGVVGENLRKALPWLPQARVLVTIKTDCDLSAHMGTILDSLTVQPNDNAALREIFTRYNFRTWLRELDAAEGAAAGSASAAAGASSASSSAAVGTDVSTGPAQVGLFDTSAAIVKEYETVLTEAQLDAWIEKINAAVLTAVDTETTSLVPMQAQLVGISLCCEPGRAAYIPVAHNYQDVPAQLPRELVLNKLKPWLEDESKPKLGQNLKYDSHIFANQGVQLRGIVHDTLLESYVFESHRTHDMDSLALRHLNRTTISYVDVCGKGASQITFDQVEISRAAEYAAEDADVTLALHHAMWPQIEHDAKLRYIYEKIEVPTSVVLQKIERNGVLIDADILATQSGELGKRMLEIEQQAYELAGQPFNLNSPKQLGEILFEKLQLPVVKKTPSGTPSTDEEVLQKLAEDYPLPKILLDYRGLSKLKSTYTDKLPKMVDPTTGRVHTNYAQAVAVTGRLASNDPNLQNIPIRTAEGRRIREAFIAPPGSTIVSADYSQIELRIMAHISEDANMLKAFADGEDIHRATAAEIFGVGLSDVTSEQRRYAKVINFGLIYGMSAFGLAGNLGIERAAAAMYIDKYFQRFSSVKQYMDNTRLEAKSQGYVETVFGRRLWLPEINSPNGPRRQGAERAAINAPMQGTAADLIKLAMIAVQGWLERDGMKSKLIMQVHDELVMEVPDDELAIVREKLPELMKNVADLKVPLLAEVGIGKNWDEAH, from the coding sequence ATGCAAAAAACCTTGTTGTTAGTTGATGGTTCCAGTTACCTCTATCGTGCATTTCATGCCTTGCCAGATATGCGTAACGCGGAAGGCGCGCCGACCGGTGCGTTGTACGGCATCATCAATATGTTGCGCCGACTGCGTAATGATTATCCTGCAAGTTACATCGCTTGTATATTCGACGCCAAGGGAAAAACGTTTCGTGACGACTTGTATACCGAGTACAAGGCTACACGCAAATCCATGCCTGAGGACCTGGCGTTGCAAATCGAGCCGATTCACGCCGCCGTGCGCGCCTTGGGCTGGCCCATTCTGATGGTTGAAGGCATCGAAGCCGATGACGTCATCGGTACGCTGGGCTTGCGCGCCGCTGAAGAAGGACTCAAGACCATCGTCTCCACCGGCGACAAGGACATGGCGCAACTGGTCAACGATCACGTCACGCTGGTCAACACCATGAGCAACGAAACCATGGACCGCGCCGGTGTCATCGGTAAATTCGGCGTACCGCCGGAACGCATCGTCGACTACCTCAGCCTCATCGGCGACACTGTCGACAACGTGCCCGGCGTCGAAAAATGCGGCCCCAAAACCGCCGTTAAATGGCTCACCCAATACGACTCGCTCGACGGTGTCATGGCCAATGCCGACAAGATCACCGGCGTGGTCGGCGAGAACCTGCGCAAGGCTCTGCCGTGGCTGCCGCAGGCGCGCGTTCTGGTGACCATCAAGACCGACTGCGATCTGTCGGCGCATATGGGCACCATTCTTGATTCGCTCACCGTGCAGCCGAATGACAATGCCGCGCTGCGCGAGATCTTCACTCGCTACAACTTCCGCACCTGGCTGCGCGAGCTCGACGCTGCAGAAGGCGCTGCCGCCGGCTCCGCTAGTGCTGCTGCTGGTGCTTCTTCCGCATCCTCATCGGCCGCAGTCGGCACCGATGTCTCCACCGGTCCTGCGCAAGTCGGTCTATTTGACACCAGTGCCGCCATCGTCAAAGAATACGAAACCGTTCTGACCGAAGCGCAGCTCGACGCGTGGATAGAAAAAATCAACGCCGCCGTGCTTACAGCAGTGGACACCGAGACGACCTCGCTGGTTCCCATGCAAGCACAGCTGGTGGGTATCTCCTTGTGCTGCGAACCGGGCCGCGCTGCGTACATTCCTGTCGCGCACAATTATCAGGACGTGCCCGCGCAACTGCCACGCGAGCTGGTACTGAACAAGCTCAAGCCATGGCTGGAAGATGAGAGCAAGCCCAAGCTGGGGCAGAACCTCAAATACGATAGTCACATCTTCGCCAATCAGGGCGTGCAATTGCGTGGCATCGTGCACGACACGCTGTTGGAATCCTACGTCTTTGAATCGCACCGCACCCACGACATGGACAGCCTGGCGCTGCGTCACCTCAATCGCACCACGATCAGCTACGTTGATGTGTGCGGCAAGGGCGCGTCGCAAATCACTTTCGATCAGGTTGAAATCAGCCGTGCCGCCGAATACGCCGCCGAAGACGCCGACGTCACGCTGGCCTTGCATCACGCCATGTGGCCGCAGATCGAACATGACGCCAAGCTGCGCTACATATACGAGAAAATCGAGGTACCGACCTCTGTCGTGTTGCAAAAGATTGAGCGCAACGGCGTGCTGATCGATGCCGACATCCTGGCGACGCAATCCGGCGAACTTGGCAAGCGCATGCTGGAGATCGAACAGCAGGCTTATGAACTGGCAGGTCAGCCGTTCAATTTGAATTCACCCAAACAGCTGGGCGAAATCCTGTTTGAGAAATTGCAATTGCCCGTCGTCAAAAAGACGCCCTCCGGCACGCCGTCTACTGATGAAGAAGTTCTGCAAAAGCTGGCGGAAGATTATCCACTGCCGAAGATCCTGCTCGACTATCGTGGCCTGTCCAAACTGAAGTCCACCTACACCGACAAGCTGCCCAAGATGGTCGACCCGACCACCGGCCGCGTGCATACCAACTACGCACAAGCCGTTGCGGTGACAGGACGTCTGGCATCCAACGATCCCAATCTGCAAAACATTCCGATCCGCACCGCCGAAGGCCGACGCATCCGCGAAGCTTTCATTGCGCCACCGGGCAGCACGATTGTTTCCGCCGACTATTCGCAAATTGAATTGCGCATCATGGCGCACATCTCTGAAGACGCGAACATGCTCAAAGCCTTCGCCGATGGCGAAGACATTCATCGCGCCACCGCAGCCGAAATCTTTGGCGTGGGTTTGAGCGACGTCACCAGCGAGCAGCGCCGCTACGCCAAAGTCATCAACTTCGGCCTGATCTACGGCATGAGCGCCTTCGGCCTGGCCGGCAACCTGGGCATCGAACGTGCCGCGGCGGCGATGTACATCGACAAGTATTTCCAGCGCTTCTCCAGCGTCAAGCAATACATGGACAACACGCGCCTCGAAGCCAAGTCGCAAGGTTACGTGGAGACCGTCTTCGGTCGCCGCCTGTGGCTGCCGGAAATCAATTCGCCCAATGGTCCGCGCCGTCAGGGGGCAGAGCGTGCGGCGATCAATGCGCCTATGCAGGGAACTGCCGCCGATCTGATCAAACTGGCAATGATCGCTGTGCAAGGCTGGCTGGAGCGTGACGGCATGAAGTCAAAACTCATCATGCAGGTGCACGATGAACTGGTCATGGAAGTGCCGGACGACGAGCTCGCCATCGTGCGTGAAAAATTACCTGAACTGATGAAAAATGTTGCGGACCTGAAGGTGCCTTTGCTAGCCGAAGTAGGGATCGGCAAAAACTGGGACGAAGCCCATTAA
- a CDS encoding ABC transporter substrate-binding protein — protein sequence MMAMVCLHAAVHAQEKVTLLSNWYAQAEHGGFYQAVAKGIYKKYGMDVTIKMGGPQVNNMQILVAGQADFSMGYDFTVLKGIEQGLPLVTVGTSFQSDLQGMMTHADVPNLGALKDKTILVAGSGQSSWWPWLKAKYGYTDAQSKAYTFNLQPFFADPNIVQQAYPSSELFQAEKTGAKANFFLFAQEGYPPYGTTIITLQKMVATKPDLVKRFVKATAEGWKSYLEDPSAGNALIKKDNKEMGDEQLAYALKKLKELKVVTGGDAAKQGIGIMTDERWKKTYDTMVSTGLLKADVDWHKAYTTQFVKDMHVMP from the coding sequence ATGATGGCCATGGTCTGCCTGCATGCAGCAGTGCATGCGCAAGAGAAAGTGACCTTGCTGAGCAACTGGTACGCCCAGGCTGAACACGGCGGTTTCTATCAGGCCGTCGCCAAAGGGATCTATAAGAAATACGGCATGGACGTCACCATCAAGATGGGCGGGCCGCAAGTCAACAACATGCAGATCCTGGTCGCCGGCCAGGCCGACTTCAGCATGGGTTACGACTTCACCGTGTTGAAGGGTATCGAGCAGGGCTTGCCGCTGGTGACGGTCGGCACTTCATTTCAGTCCGATCTGCAAGGCATGATGACGCACGCCGATGTGCCTAATCTTGGTGCGCTGAAGGACAAGACGATTCTGGTGGCCGGTTCCGGTCAGTCGAGCTGGTGGCCGTGGTTGAAAGCCAAATACGGCTACACCGACGCACAATCGAAGGCCTACACCTTCAACTTGCAACCATTCTTCGCCGATCCGAATATCGTTCAGCAAGCCTATCCGTCGTCGGAATTGTTCCAGGCGGAAAAGACCGGCGCCAAGGCCAACTTCTTCCTGTTCGCACAAGAAGGTTATCCGCCTTACGGCACCACCATCATCACGCTGCAAAAAATGGTGGCGACCAAGCCTGATCTGGTGAAACGCTTCGTCAAGGCCACCGCCGAAGGCTGGAAGAGCTATCTGGAAGATCCGTCTGCGGGTAACGCGCTGATCAAAAAAGACAACAAGGAAATGGGCGACGAGCAACTGGCTTACGCGCTCAAGAAACTCAAGGAACTGAAAGTCGTCACCGGTGGCGACGCCGCCAAGCAAGGCATCGGCATCATGACGGATGAGCGCTGGAAGAAAACCTACGACACCATGGTGTCGACCGGTCTGCTGAAGGCCGATGTCGATTGGCACAAGGCGTACACCACGCAGTTCGTCAAAGACATGCATGTGATGCCTTGA
- a CDS encoding DUF2782 domain-containing protein: protein MNLTQIWSKAALLAVVTTAAGFASPLTMAQSAPTAVAPPPPELQTLDEGEPPAVTIKKPGEGTSSGNKIEERRDHGQTKEIKVQSGPSTYYLKPKQQLGSSTPGDAQSGPPTNAQWQIKEFDWGGKKKPKEGDTDSSGK from the coding sequence ATGAACCTCACACAAATCTGGTCGAAAGCCGCTCTGCTGGCTGTCGTCACCACCGCGGCCGGTTTTGCGTCGCCATTGACGATGGCGCAATCTGCACCGACCGCTGTCGCACCACCGCCGCCTGAACTGCAAACGCTGGACGAAGGCGAACCGCCTGCCGTGACCATCAAGAAGCCGGGCGAAGGCACAAGTTCCGGCAACAAGATCGAAGAACGCCGCGATCACGGCCAGACCAAGGAAATCAAGGTTCAGTCGGGTCCAAGCACGTATTACCTGAAACCCAAGCAACAGCTTGGCAGCTCCACGCCGGGTGACGCACAAAGCGGTCCGCCGACCAACGCGCAATGGCAGATCAAGGAATTCGACTGGGGTGGCAAGAAAAAGCCTAAAGAAGGCGACACCGACAGTTCCGGCAAGTAA
- a CDS encoding dienelactone hydrolase family protein — translation MNDLKNDVDSLVGTTGLLDAGNRRTFIKTALGTGFAAAVLPVCAQTMIKTDTAGLTAGEVSVMVNGTKVPAYRAQPEGKTNLPVIFVISEIFGVHEHIADIARRFAKLGYLAIAPDFFVRQGNPAIYPTIAELNKEIISKVPDEQIFGDLDAYVAWAKDNGGNPDKMGINGFCWGGRVVWLYCARNPKIKAGAAWYGRIVGEKTALQPQHPIDIAPTLKVPVLGLYGGKDGGIPVATVEQMKEALAKTGNKSEFVVFPNSGHAFNADYRPSYVEADAKEGWKRATEWFKAHGVG, via the coding sequence ATGAACGATCTGAAGAACGATGTCGACAGCCTGGTCGGTACCACCGGCCTGCTGGATGCCGGCAATCGCCGTACTTTCATCAAGACGGCTCTGGGTACCGGATTTGCCGCAGCGGTACTGCCGGTGTGCGCGCAAACCATGATCAAGACCGACACCGCCGGTCTGACGGCAGGCGAGGTCAGCGTGATGGTCAACGGCACCAAAGTGCCGGCCTATCGCGCGCAGCCGGAAGGCAAAACCAACTTGCCGGTGATCTTCGTCATCTCCGAAATCTTCGGCGTGCATGAACATATTGCCGACATCGCTCGCCGATTTGCCAAATTGGGTTATCTGGCGATTGCGCCGGACTTTTTCGTGCGCCAGGGCAATCCGGCGATCTATCCGACCATTGCCGAACTGAACAAGGAAATCATCTCCAAGGTGCCGGACGAGCAGATCTTTGGCGACCTCGATGCCTATGTCGCCTGGGCCAAGGACAACGGCGGCAATCCCGACAAGATGGGGATCAACGGTTTCTGCTGGGGCGGCCGCGTGGTCTGGCTGTACTGCGCACGCAACCCGAAGATCAAGGCGGGCGCGGCCTGGTACGGCCGTATCGTCGGCGAAAAGACCGCGCTGCAGCCGCAGCATCCGATCGATATCGCACCGACGCTGAAGGTACCGGTGCTGGGTCTGTATGGCGGCAAGGATGGCGGCATTCCGGTCGCCACCGTGGAGCAGATGAAAGAAGCGCTGGCCAAGACCGGCAACAAATCGGAGTTTGTCGTATTCCCGAATTCCGGCCACGCCTTCAACGCCGACTACCGTCCGAGCTATGTGGAAGCGGACGCCAAGGAAGGCTGGAAGCGCGCCACGGAATGGTTCAAAGCGCATGGCGTGGGCTGA
- a CDS encoding isopenicillin N synthase family oxygenase produces MSEVHLREDAMILYTPPKTAQRLPVIDFADAFSQDLGKREAVAWEIHKIARDVGFFYLVNHGVPQSLVDGQFDWARRFFAAPDAVKRGVDMSLSPAGFGYERIGTQALDDGPTDLKEGFQFGTDLPLDHPYVQQGVLRYGHNLWPEELPGMRTHAQQYHAAMSVLSQRLLSIIALSLQLPEDFFYFALGTPIATQRMLHYPPQPADAQHNQIGAGAHTDWGLVTILAQDDIGGLEVRNADGDWVRATPIHGSFVVNIGDLLQRWSNDVYHSNAHRVRNDNPVPRYSLPFFMDGDHAVTVSCLPSCCSDEHPARYAPCTIGDYLAQKVRETFGAASVLAAAS; encoded by the coding sequence ATGTCTGAAGTTCATTTGCGTGAGGACGCCATGATTCTCTACACACCACCCAAGACCGCGCAGCGCCTGCCGGTCATTGATTTCGCCGATGCGTTTTCACAGGACCTCGGCAAGCGTGAAGCCGTCGCCTGGGAGATCCACAAGATTGCCCGCGATGTCGGCTTCTTTTATCTGGTCAATCACGGCGTACCGCAAAGTCTGGTTGATGGGCAATTCGACTGGGCGCGGCGTTTCTTTGCTGCTCCTGATGCAGTGAAGCGCGGGGTCGACATGTCGCTGTCGCCGGCTGGTTTCGGCTATGAGCGTATCGGCACGCAGGCGCTGGATGATGGCCCGACCGATCTCAAAGAGGGCTTCCAGTTCGGCACCGATCTGCCGCTTGATCATCCTTATGTGCAGCAAGGCGTGCTGCGCTACGGCCACAACCTCTGGCCGGAGGAGTTGCCCGGCATGCGCACGCATGCACAGCAATATCACGCCGCCATGAGCGTCCTCTCACAGCGATTGTTGTCGATCATCGCCTTATCGCTGCAACTGCCTGAGGACTTCTTTTACTTCGCACTCGGCACACCCATCGCCACGCAGCGCATGCTGCACTATCCGCCGCAGCCCGCCGACGCGCAGCACAACCAGATCGGCGCCGGCGCCCATACCGACTGGGGGCTGGTCACCATCCTCGCGCAAGACGATATCGGCGGTCTGGAAGTGCGTAACGCCGATGGCGACTGGGTGCGCGCGACGCCGATCCATGGCAGTTTCGTGGTCAATATCGGTGACCTGCTGCAGCGCTGGAGCAACGACGTTTATCACAGCAATGCACACCGCGTGCGCAACGACAATCCGGTGCCGCGTTATTCGCTGCCGTTTTTCATGGATGGCGACCATGCGGTCACGGTGTCGTGCCTGCCGTCATGCTGTTCCGATGAACATCCGGCGCGTTATGCACCCTGCACCATCGGCGACTACCTCGCACAAAAAGTACGCGAAACCTTTGGCGCCGCCAGCGTGCTGGCTGCGGCATCGTAG
- a CDS encoding TIGR00730 family Rossman fold protein translates to MELRGKNVPRLREVDDIERATAKKARESWHVLTIMAEFIESTERLSELRPAVSIFGSARTKPDDPHYALCVDIARRLSDAGFAVISGGGPGIMEAANKGAFDGASPSVGLNIELPHEQHGNGWQDISLSFRHFFARKVAFVKYADAYVVLPGGFGTLDELSEALTLMQTGKSRLMPVILVGSKFWAGLMEWISTRLVDDGMISAKDLNLLQVIDDPAEVVIAIQKFYEARQKPPGTDGDSEQQTGMYL, encoded by the coding sequence ATGGAACTTAGAGGAAAAAATGTACCGCGACTGCGGGAAGTGGATGACATCGAGCGCGCCACCGCCAAGAAGGCACGCGAGTCATGGCATGTACTCACGATTATGGCAGAATTTATTGAGTCGACCGAGCGTCTGTCGGAGCTGCGACCTGCCGTTTCCATCTTCGGTTCTGCGCGTACGAAACCAGACGATCCGCATTATGCCTTGTGCGTCGATATCGCGCGACGCCTTTCCGATGCTGGCTTTGCGGTCATCTCGGGCGGCGGCCCCGGCATCATGGAAGCAGCCAACAAGGGTGCCTTCGACGGCGCCTCGCCATCGGTCGGTCTGAACATCGAACTGCCGCACGAACAGCATGGCAACGGCTGGCAGGATATCTCTTTGTCCTTCCGCCATTTCTTCGCGCGCAAGGTTGCCTTCGTCAAATACGCCGACGCCTATGTGGTACTGCCAGGCGGCTTCGGCACGCTGGACGAACTCAGCGAAGCGCTGACCTTGATGCAGACCGGTAAATCGCGTCTGATGCCGGTGATCCTGGTGGGCAGCAAATTCTGGGCCGGCCTGATGGAGTGGATCAGCACACGTCTGGTTGACGACGGCATGATTTCTGCAAAAGATCTGAATCTGCTGCAGGTGATCGACGATCCTGCCGAAGTTGTGATCGCCATCCAGAAATTCTACGAGGCCCGTCAAAAACCACCAGGCACCGACGGCGATAGCGAACAGCAAACCGGCATGTATCTCTGA